Proteins encoded in a region of the Bacillus sp. T3 genome:
- the yfmF gene encoding EF-P 5-aminopentanol modification-associated protein YfmF translates to MTVISETVKEMHGYRLHIVQTEKYKTNTFVWKMKSPLNKEDNTLRALLPYVLQSSSKAYPSTTHLRSYLDELYGASLYVDLAKKGEYHIISFSLEVANEKFLSDPTPLLKKAIEFFSEILTKPNADNSTFDQTTVESEKRTLKQRIQSVYDDKMRYSSFRLVEEMCKEEPYALSVHGQMEDVDKITPQRLYQYYQQAFSEDEMDFYVIGDVKAEEVQAIANELLQFEARTPKTAENHRTYQSLEVKEVQEVQDVKQGKLNIGYRTNVAYGDEDYFALQVFNGIYGGFSHSKLFINVREKASLAYYCASRLESHKGLMMVMSGIDHNHYDQAVSIIKEQMQAMKQGDFTDQELEQTKAVIKNQLLETIDTSRGMIEILYHNVVSHTNIALSEWLEQMDKTNREQIIKVAEKIELDTIYFLTGTEAGK, encoded by the coding sequence ATGACTGTGATTTCTGAAACTGTAAAAGAAATGCACGGCTACAGGCTACATATCGTGCAAACGGAAAAATACAAAACCAATACCTTTGTTTGGAAAATGAAATCCCCTCTGAATAAGGAAGATAATACACTGCGAGCACTTTTACCATATGTGTTACAAAGTAGCTCAAAAGCCTACCCATCAACTACCCATTTACGTTCATATTTAGATGAATTATACGGCGCCTCCCTTTATGTTGATTTAGCAAAAAAGGGAGAATACCATATCATTAGCTTTTCATTAGAAGTAGCTAATGAAAAGTTTTTATCTGACCCTACACCATTATTAAAGAAAGCAATTGAGTTTTTTTCTGAAATATTAACGAAGCCGAACGCTGACAATTCAACATTTGACCAAACAACAGTGGAAAGTGAAAAGCGAACGCTGAAGCAACGGATTCAATCTGTATATGATGATAAAATGCGCTATTCAAGCTTCCGATTGGTAGAAGAAATGTGTAAAGAAGAGCCGTATGCCTTAAGTGTGCATGGTCAGATGGAGGATGTCGACAAAATTACACCCCAACGACTCTATCAATATTACCAGCAAGCTTTTTCCGAAGACGAAATGGACTTTTATGTGATTGGTGATGTTAAAGCCGAGGAAGTTCAAGCAATTGCAAATGAGCTTTTGCAATTTGAAGCAAGAACACCTAAAACAGCCGAAAATCACCGAACCTATCAGTCACTTGAAGTGAAGGAAGTACAGGAAGTTCAAGATGTAAAGCAAGGAAAGCTGAATATTGGTTATCGCACTAATGTAGCTTACGGTGATGAGGATTATTTTGCGCTGCAGGTGTTTAATGGTATTTATGGCGGCTTCTCACACTCCAAGCTTTTCATTAATGTCCGAGAAAAAGCCAGCCTAGCGTACTACTGTGCTAGTCGACTTGAAAGCCATAAAGGGCTAATGATGGTGATGTCGGGTATCGACCATAATCATTATGATCAAGCGGTATCGATTATTAAAGAGCAAATGCAAGCGATGAAACAAGGAGATTTTACCGACCAGGAGCTAGAGCAAACAAAAGCTGTGATAAAAAACCAATTGCTTGAAACCATTGATACATCTCGTGGTATGATTGAAATCCTTTACCATAATGTTGTTTCTCACACGAATATTGCCTTGTCTGAATGGCTTGAGCAAATGGATAAAACGAACCGTGAGCAAATCATTAAGGTTGCTGAAAAAATAGAGCTAGACACCATTTATTTTCTAACTGGAACGGAGGCGGGCAAATGA
- a CDS encoding ABC transporter permease yields MWTIIQQIFPYAIVFTIPLLITALGGLFSERSGVVNIGLEGLMVIGAFSSALSIYSLQQTYPNQTWVLWVGLLAAMVAGILFSLLHAFASINLSANQIISGTAINLIASALTVFLARNITGSGNIRLTSGFSPMDIPVLSSIPVIGNLFFTKTYPTTWFILLVLVVSTFILYKTKYGLRLRACGEYPQAAEAAGVNVRGIRYSGVIISGAFAGLGGALIIVTYAGEFTGTVSGLGFLALAALIFGQWRPYGVLGATFFFGFASTIANVSQVIPEFAVIPPIILKTFPYVVTLIALVAFSKSSQAPKAAGNHLIQLNDNEHENPPNLEDFFIL; encoded by the coding sequence ATGTGGACAATCATTCAACAAATCTTTCCATATGCGATTGTATTTACGATCCCTCTTCTTATCACTGCTTTAGGGGGGCTATTTAGTGAACGAAGCGGTGTTGTCAACATTGGCTTAGAGGGATTGATGGTCATTGGAGCCTTCTCTAGTGCGCTTTCTATTTACTCTCTTCAACAAACCTATCCCAATCAAACATGGGTATTATGGGTTGGATTGTTAGCGGCAATGGTGGCAGGCATCCTGTTTTCGTTGCTGCATGCATTTGCCAGCATTAATTTAAGTGCGAATCAAATTATTAGTGGTACAGCCATTAACTTAATTGCCTCAGCGTTAACTGTATTTTTAGCACGAAATATTACTGGTAGTGGGAACATTCGCTTAACGAGTGGGTTTTCACCAATGGATATTCCGGTTCTTTCATCTATACCAGTTATAGGAAATTTATTCTTTACAAAGACCTATCCAACAACATGGTTTATTTTATTGGTTCTTGTTGTAAGTACTTTTATCTTATATAAGACAAAGTACGGACTTCGATTACGAGCTTGTGGGGAGTATCCACAAGCAGCTGAAGCAGCAGGAGTGAATGTACGTGGTATTCGTTATAGTGGTGTCATCATTTCCGGTGCTTTTGCCGGCCTTGGTGGTGCGTTGATTATTGTAACGTATGCCGGCGAATTTACAGGTACCGTTTCAGGTTTAGGATTTTTAGCGCTGGCTGCCTTGATTTTTGGACAATGGAGACCATATGGCGTGTTAGGAGCCACCTTCTTCTTTGGGTTTGCGAGTACGATTGCAAACGTATCACAGGTTATCCCTGAGTTTGCTGTCATTCCACCAATTATCCTAAAGACATTTCCATACGTGGTTACCTTAATTGCCTTAGTTGCTTTCTCAAAATCATCACAAGCACCAAAAGCAGCCGGGAACCATTTGATTCAGCTAAACGATAACGAACACGAAAATCCTCCGAACTTGGAGGATTTTTTCATACTCTAG